The following are encoded together in the Gadus chalcogrammus isolate NIFS_2021 chromosome 2, NIFS_Gcha_1.0, whole genome shotgun sequence genome:
- the nr5a5 gene encoding nuclear receptor subfamily 5, group A, member 5 isoform X2, with protein MFSKDLEREPESRAEIEGSCPVCGDRVSGYHYGLLTCESCKGFFKRSVQNNKHYSCSERQRCPMNPSQRKRCPFCRFQKCLAVGMKREAVRADRMRGGRNKFGPFYRRDRQLKQQVYYQPSTAPYRVKAETTPTHQPTPQSDHLMINHPLVPFSSEPFYQPHVVYPSGLGHQSEAIMPQDCIRNTVTGLAALPFTGLYQPNMREFPQEKTEYPLGSSLTLVNSMSSSMAGDGFLPSSPAMSASNSTSSSTASTPVPFPYTSVEDPSEDFLAQLLNGEPEEGQLCAKVLASLQREQANRGKHDCLNTFSIMCKMADQTLFGLVEWARNCAFFKDLKVEDQMALLQSCWSELLVLDHLSRQVTYAKEGCIYLVTGQQIEVSTVQSQAGLTLSSLVSRTQDLVSKLKALHLDKEEFVCLKYLVLFNPDVKSIQSRRQVERTQEQVNRALMEHTQRSQSDKFGQLLLRLPEVRSISLQVEEYLYQRHLLGDLPCNSLLTEMLHTKHS; from the exons ATGTTTT CTAAGGATCTGGAGAGAGAGCCTGAGAGCAGGGCAGAGATCGAGGGGAGCTGTCCAGTGTGTGGAGATCGAGTATCTGGCTACCACTACGGACTGCTCACCTGTGAGAGCTGCAAG GGGTTCTTTAAACGGTCAGTGCAGAACAACAAGCACTACAGCTGctcggagagacagagatgtcCCATGAACCCCTCCCAGAGGAAGCGCTGTCCCTTCTGTCGCTTCCAGAAGTGCTTAGCTGTGGGTATGAAGCGAGAGG CTGTGAGAGCAGACCGCATGAGGGGTGGCAGGAACAAGTTTGGCCCCTTCTATCGCAGAGACCGGCAATTAAAACAGCAGGTCTATTATCAACCAAGCACTGCCCCCTACAGAGTCAAAGCAGAGACTACCCCAACGCACCAGCCAACGCCCCAAAGTGACCATCTGATGATCAATCACCCGCTCGTTCCATTTTCCTCAGAGCCTTTCTACCAGCCCCATGTGGTTTATCCCTCTGGCCTGGGCCACCAGTCAGAGGCCATCATGCCCCAGGACTGCATTCGGAACACAGTCACGGGACTAGCAGCACTGCCCTTCACTGGATTGTATCAACCCAACATGCGTGAGTTCCCTCAGGAGAAAACAGAATACCCACTTGGCTCTAGCTTAACCCTGGTGAACTCAATGTCGTCCTCCATGGCCGGTGATGGCTTCCTACCCTCGAGCCCAGCAATGTCAGCCTCCAACTCCACGTCAAGTTCAACAGCTTCCACGCCGGTTCCCTTTCCGTACACGTCCGTCGAGGACCCCTCGGAAGACTTCCTCGCCCAGCTCTTAAATGGGGAGCCCGAGGAAGGCCAGCTGTGTGCCAAGGTCCTGGCCTCCCTGCAGAGGGAACAGGCCAACCGAGGCAAACACGACTGTCTGAACACCTTCAGCATCATGTGCAAAATGGCCGACCAGACACTCTTTGGCCTTGTGGAGTGGGCCAGGAACTGTGCTTTCTTCAAGGACCTCAAG GTAGAAGACCAGATGGCGCTGCTGCAGAGCTGCTGGAGTGAGCTGCTTGTGTTAGACCACCTGAGTAGACAGGTGACCTATGCGAAGGAGGGCTGCATCTACCTGGTCACTGGGCAACAG ATAGAGGTGTCCACTGTGCAGTCCCAGGCAGGGTTGACCCTGAGCAGCCTGGTGTCAAGGACCCAGGACCTGGTGTCCAAGCTGAAGGCCCTTCACCTGGACAAAGAGGAGTTTGTCTGCCTCAAATACCTAGTTTTATTCAACCCAG ACGTGAAGTCCATCCAGAGCCGCAGGCAGGTGGAGAGGACCCAGGAGCAGGTGAACCGAGCCCTGATGGAGCACACGCAGCGCAGTCAGTCCGACAAGTTCGGCCAGCTGCTGCTTCGTCTGCCCGAGGTGCGCAGCATCAGCCTACAGGTTGAGGAGTACCTGTACCAGCGGCACCTGCTCGGAGACCTGCCCTGCAACTCCCTGCTCACGGAGATGCTGCATACCAAGCACAGCTGA
- the nr5a5 gene encoding nuclear receptor subfamily 5, group A, member 5 isoform X1, with amino-acid sequence MDLWDYDVELPQPLAHPPANDPHELLYLERTSKDLEREPESRAEIEGSCPVCGDRVSGYHYGLLTCESCKGFFKRSVQNNKHYSCSERQRCPMNPSQRKRCPFCRFQKCLAVGMKREAVRADRMRGGRNKFGPFYRRDRQLKQQVYYQPSTAPYRVKAETTPTHQPTPQSDHLMINHPLVPFSSEPFYQPHVVYPSGLGHQSEAIMPQDCIRNTVTGLAALPFTGLYQPNMREFPQEKTEYPLGSSLTLVNSMSSSMAGDGFLPSSPAMSASNSTSSSTASTPVPFPYTSVEDPSEDFLAQLLNGEPEEGQLCAKVLASLQREQANRGKHDCLNTFSIMCKMADQTLFGLVEWARNCAFFKDLKVEDQMALLQSCWSELLVLDHLSRQVTYAKEGCIYLVTGQQIEVSTVQSQAGLTLSSLVSRTQDLVSKLKALHLDKEEFVCLKYLVLFNPDVKSIQSRRQVERTQEQVNRALMEHTQRSQSDKFGQLLLRLPEVRSISLQVEEYLYQRHLLGDLPCNSLLTEMLHTKHS; translated from the exons ATGGATCTATGGGATTATGATGTGGAGCTTCCCCAGCCTCTAGCCCACCCCCCAGCCAACGACCCCCATGAGCTGCTGTACCTAGAGAGGACGT CTAAGGATCTGGAGAGAGAGCCTGAGAGCAGGGCAGAGATCGAGGGGAGCTGTCCAGTGTGTGGAGATCGAGTATCTGGCTACCACTACGGACTGCTCACCTGTGAGAGCTGCAAG GGGTTCTTTAAACGGTCAGTGCAGAACAACAAGCACTACAGCTGctcggagagacagagatgtcCCATGAACCCCTCCCAGAGGAAGCGCTGTCCCTTCTGTCGCTTCCAGAAGTGCTTAGCTGTGGGTATGAAGCGAGAGG CTGTGAGAGCAGACCGCATGAGGGGTGGCAGGAACAAGTTTGGCCCCTTCTATCGCAGAGACCGGCAATTAAAACAGCAGGTCTATTATCAACCAAGCACTGCCCCCTACAGAGTCAAAGCAGAGACTACCCCAACGCACCAGCCAACGCCCCAAAGTGACCATCTGATGATCAATCACCCGCTCGTTCCATTTTCCTCAGAGCCTTTCTACCAGCCCCATGTGGTTTATCCCTCTGGCCTGGGCCACCAGTCAGAGGCCATCATGCCCCAGGACTGCATTCGGAACACAGTCACGGGACTAGCAGCACTGCCCTTCACTGGATTGTATCAACCCAACATGCGTGAGTTCCCTCAGGAGAAAACAGAATACCCACTTGGCTCTAGCTTAACCCTGGTGAACTCAATGTCGTCCTCCATGGCCGGTGATGGCTTCCTACCCTCGAGCCCAGCAATGTCAGCCTCCAACTCCACGTCAAGTTCAACAGCTTCCACGCCGGTTCCCTTTCCGTACACGTCCGTCGAGGACCCCTCGGAAGACTTCCTCGCCCAGCTCTTAAATGGGGAGCCCGAGGAAGGCCAGCTGTGTGCCAAGGTCCTGGCCTCCCTGCAGAGGGAACAGGCCAACCGAGGCAAACACGACTGTCTGAACACCTTCAGCATCATGTGCAAAATGGCCGACCAGACACTCTTTGGCCTTGTGGAGTGGGCCAGGAACTGTGCTTTCTTCAAGGACCTCAAG GTAGAAGACCAGATGGCGCTGCTGCAGAGCTGCTGGAGTGAGCTGCTTGTGTTAGACCACCTGAGTAGACAGGTGACCTATGCGAAGGAGGGCTGCATCTACCTGGTCACTGGGCAACAG ATAGAGGTGTCCACTGTGCAGTCCCAGGCAGGGTTGACCCTGAGCAGCCTGGTGTCAAGGACCCAGGACCTGGTGTCCAAGCTGAAGGCCCTTCACCTGGACAAAGAGGAGTTTGTCTGCCTCAAATACCTAGTTTTATTCAACCCAG ACGTGAAGTCCATCCAGAGCCGCAGGCAGGTGGAGAGGACCCAGGAGCAGGTGAACCGAGCCCTGATGGAGCACACGCAGCGCAGTCAGTCCGACAAGTTCGGCCAGCTGCTGCTTCGTCTGCCCGAGGTGCGCAGCATCAGCCTACAGGTTGAGGAGTACCTGTACCAGCGGCACCTGCTCGGAGACCTGCCCTGCAACTCCCTGCTCACGGAGATGCTGCATACCAAGCACAGCTGA
- the camsap3 gene encoding LOW QUALITY PROTEIN: calmodulin-regulated spectrin-associated protein 3 (The sequence of the model RefSeq protein was modified relative to this genomic sequence to represent the inferred CDS: deleted 1 base in 1 codon) — MEDSNATRKTFVVPDIKPLDLYDSTRGKICASVGWLLAKSYGNAEKVPVELREPFYCDQYEQEHLKPPVTRLLLSSELYCRTYTLLVGGSAPEGPPPTDNAALLRLLADRGLPPTDLDAPVGDADLRRKPIKMSAHLALMDALMAVGAMETVAAAKTRGAAGLLGGGTSWREPLLHWVNELNQKLRQMEEGTQDDPTQTNPEPESVQPSLRYRKDKTQSRQKPIFPIVNEVKDLSTGCAVVAVMHYYCPDLLRLEDVCMKDAMSAADSLSNLHFIREFCESCLKSCCSLALEDMLYAPPELQSNWLSFLAELLNWFEVRRPEFVQPRDSSDGSRPAVPTSSSKSGSPSIFRRPFVPISSHLSQSENAGKTKIRKPLSRPLSAVSFSIPFGLDSDVDVVMGDPLITRSVSSDQLTPGGPAKARAPFAPPGDLAHLLPRANGPQRASWVTQNPNAPRLAENGHQRESEAGELPTIEEALQIIHNESKMEPRHHPDGAPDGFYLHSPDDQAGGRHAGGPLPGPVSCSAPSRSGTMYRPPAEPREPGRTRNPSEGSRDDDSVLRDGSVDSDASEDPPKTPAAPATPTWRPHGKEASDSGVKMTSFAERKKRHGPESPKAGEPPAGAPGGGGDDAAARAVEEGPGKSPKLTNEMSELGVRLEEKRKAIEAQKKRIEAIFAKHRQRLGKSAFLQLKKEQGEGEGGAENGQGPPAAADADGDLTLEERLARMEQEEKGHDERRPSKDEGGSGGGGDRAGAQADKKAAPSGEKATAPLGDYNNAVSKLTMALSSLQSDMQRLSDQQSQLIRKKPAAPGARSWVIPPGPKPPTPGRSSREPSRDLNSASSSPSPSPSRRAPGQTPPPPKSPYAHRRAQSAPPKSPKHQGPGVSRVLTAPRNVDRIPHLRRVDPWQCKVQTSSSFTIGSDDRPADLYPSPDPTPAHTPDPTPAPTPTPPRLPAEDALSEAGSNDNQSIFSMELDTPRKERPAVGGSSSGAPSECSFESDAVFNGDKRGGGGGGLVEVSLLAARGGGGEGGEDDEEQGPDPFSDSVSDVTEPELRSGLGFFFKDDKERPEDEMAQRRAALLEKQQKRADDMKKRKLELEKEKEANRPQWMTIEGWGDKGDSRPSTPGTPTGSSTPTAEGTPQRRGDFTRLEYERRHQLKVMEDLGKVLRQKPTTVRGVKNRPKTVFRDDSGLSRSPAKGFDTRLNKQYSHSTMNLSSVANDLSVRKSPSRSHSPARRSSPGRVSSQNGDRDWENGSTISSPASIPEYTGPKLYKEPSFKSNKFIIHNAISRCCLAGKVNEPQKNKIVEEMEKSPANHFLILFRDASCQFRAVYTMNPETEEMVRLTGVGPRVIGPDMVESIFKYSSDRKQFTAIPSKTMSMSVDAFTIPAQLWQKRPGTPKKLGTPK; from the exons agAAAGTTCCGGTGGAGCTGCGGGAGCCCTTCTACTGCGACCAGTACGAACAGGAGCACCTCAAGCCCCCCGTCACACGCCTCCTGCTGTCCTCGGAGCTCTACTGCCGCACCTACACTCTGCTGGTGGGGGGCTCGGCGCCGGAGGGGCCCCCCCCAACGGACAACGCCGCCCTCCTGCGGCTCCTCGCCGACAGAGGACTGCCCCCGACGGACCTGGACGCGCCGGTGGGCGACGCAGACCTGCGGCGCAAGCCCATCAAaatg AGTGCCCACCTGGCCTTGATGGACGCCCTCATGGCGGTGGGTGCCATGGAGACGGTGGCA GCGGCGAAGACACGCGGTGCCGCGGGGCTGCTCGGCGGAGGGACCAGCTGGCGGGAGCCGCTCCTTCACTGGGTTAACGAG TTAAACCAAAAGCTGAGACAGATGGAAGAAGGGACCCAAGACGATCCGACCCAAACGAACCCAGAGCCCGAGTCTGTGCAGCCCTCG CTGCGGTATAGGAAGGATAAGACACAGTCCAGACAGAAACCCATTTTCCCGATAGTGAATGAGGTCAAAGACCTGTCTACTGGTTGTGCTGTTGTGGCTGTAATGCACTACTACTGCCCTGATCTGTTACGACTTGAAG ATGTTTGTATGAAGGATGCCATGTCTGCAGCGGACAGCCTGTCCAACCTGCATTTCATCCGTGAGTTCTGCGAAAGTTGTTTAAAAAGCTGCTGTTCCTTGGCACTGGAAGATATGCTTTACGCACCACCAGAGCTTCAG AGCAACTGGCTGAGCTTTCTCGCTGAGCTGCTGAACTGGTTTGAAGTACGAAGGCCAGAGTTCGTCCAACCCAGAGACTCGTCAG ATGGCTCCAGACCAGCAGTGCCAACCAGCTCCAGTAAGAG TGGCTCACCTTCAATCTTTAGGAGGCCCTTCGTTCCCATCTCGTCCCACTTGTCCCAGTCAG AAAATGCAGGAAAGACAAAGATCAGGAAACCCCTCAG ccgccccCTGTCAGCCGTGTCTTTCAGCATCCCCTTCGGCCTGGACAGCGACGTGGACGTGGTGATGGGCGACCCCCTCATCACGCGCTCCGTCAGCTCTGACCAGCTCACCCCGGGGGGCCCAGCCAAGGCCAGGGCGCCCTTCGCCCCCCCCGGGGACCTCGCCCACCTGCTGCCCCGAGCCAACGGACCCCAGAGGGCCTCGTGGGTCACCCAGAACCCCAATGCCCCGCGGCTGGCTGAGAACGGCCACCAACGGGAGAGCGAGGCGGGGGAGCTGCCCACCATCGAGGAGGCCCTGCAGAtcatccacaacgagagcaaGATGGAGCCCCGGCACCACCCGGACGGGGCCCCCGACGGCTTCTACCTCCACTCCCCCGACGACCAGGCCGGGGGCCGGCACGCCGGCGGGCCCCTGCCCGGTCCCGTGAGCTGCTCGGCACCCTCGCGCTCGGGGACGATGTACCGGCCCCCGGCGGAACCCCGGGAGCCCGGGCGCACCCGGAACCCCTCGGAGGGCTCCCGGGACGACGACTCGGTCCTGAGGGACGGCAGCGTGGACTCGGACGCCTCGGAGGACCCGCCCAAGACCCCTGCCGCCCCCGCCACGCCCACCTGGCGCCCCCACGGCAAGGAGGCGTCGGACAGCGGCGTGAAGATGACCAGCTTCGCCGAGCGCAAGAAGAGGCACGGCCCGGAGTCGCCCAAGGCCGGCGAGCCCCCCGCCGGTGccccgggcggggggggcgaTGACGCGGCGGCCCGCGCCGTCGAGGAGGGCCCGGGCAAGAGCCCGAAGCTCACCAACGAGATGTCGGAGCTGGGGGTGCGGCTGGAGGAGAAGCGCAAGGCCATCGAGGCCCAGAAGAAACGCATCGAGGCCATCTTCGCCAAGCACCGGCAGCGGCTGGGCAAGAGCGCCTTCCTGCAGCTGAAGAAGGAgcagggcgagggcgagggcggcGCGGAGAACGGCcagggcccccccgccgccgccgatGCCGACGGAGACCTGACGCTGGAGGAGAGGCTGGCTCgcatggagcaggaggagaaggggcaCGACGAGCGGCGCCCCTCGAAGGACGAGGGTGgctccggcggcggcggcgacagaGCGGGGGCTCAGGCCGACAAAAAGGCGGCTCCCTCGGGCGAGAAGGCCACGGCGCCGCTGGGCGACTACAACAACGCCGTGTCCAAGCTGACCATGGCGCTGAGCTCCCTGCAGAGCGACATGCAGCGCCTCTCGGACCAGCAGAGCCAGCTGATCCGGAAGAAGCCGGCGGCGCCCGGCGCCCGGTCCTGGGTCATCCCGCCCGGCCCCAAGCCCCCCACGCCGGGGCGCTCGTCCCGCGAGCCCTCCCGGGACCTCAactcggcctcctcctccccctcgccgTCACCCTCGCGCCGTGCCCCGGGCcaaacgccgccgccgcccaagTCGCCGTACGCTCACCGCCGCGCCCAGTCGGCGCCGCCGAAGAGCCCAAAGCACCAGGGCCCCGGGGTGTCCCGGGTGCTCACGGCGCCGCGCAACGTGGACCGCATCCCCCACCTGCGCCGGGTGGACCCCTGGCAGTGCAAGGTGCAGACCTCCTCGTCCTTCACCATCGGCTCGGACGACCGGCCGGCCGACCTGTACCCCTCCCCCGACCCCACGCCGGCCCACACCCCCGACCCCACGCCGGCGCCCACGCCCACGCCGCCGCGCCTCCCGGCCGAGGACGCGCTGTCGGAGGCGGGCTCCAACGACAACCAAAGCATCTTCAGCATGGAGCTGGACACCCCCCGGAAGGAGCGGCCGGCcgtggggggcagcagctccGGGGCCCCCTCGGAGTGCTCGTTCGAGAGCGACGCCGTGTTCAACGGCGAcaagcgcggcggcggcggcggcggcctggtGGAGGTCTCCCTGCTGGCcgcccgggggggcgggggggaagggggggaggacgacgaggagcaGGGCCCCGACCCCTTCTCGGACTCTGTGAGCGACGTGACCGAGCCCGAGCTGAGGAGCGGCCTGGGCTTCTTCTTTAAG GACGACAAGGAGCGCCCAGAGGATGAGATGGCCCAGCGCAGGGCGGCGCTGCTGGAGAAGCAGCAGAAGAGGGCGGATGATATGAAGAAACGCAAGCTGGAGCTGGAAAAGGAGAAAGAAGCCAA CAGGCCGCAGTGGATGACCATCGAGGGCTGGGGGGACAAGGGGGACTCGCGGCCTTCAACCCCAGGCACCCCCACGGGGTCGAGCACCCCCACCGCCGAGGGGACGCCCCAGCGCAGGGGGGACTTCACCCGGCTGGAGTACGAGCGGAGACACCAGCTGAAGGTCATGGAGGACCTGGGCAAGGTCCTGAGGCAGAAGCCCACCACCGTCCGCGGCGTGAAGAACCGGCCCAAGACCGTCTTCCGAGACGACTCGGGCCTGTCCCGCAGCCCCGCCAAGGGTTTTG ACACCAGGTTGAACAAGCAGTACTCTCACTCCACCATGAACCTGTCTTCAGTGGCCAACGACCTGAGCGTCAGGAAGTCTCCCAG CCGCTCCCACTCGCCTGCCAGGCGAAGCTCCCCGGGGAGGGTGAGCTCCCAGAACGGGGACAGGGACTGGGAGAacggctccaccatctcctccccgGCCTCTATACCGGAGTACACCG GGCCCAAGCTGTACAAGGAGCCAAGCTTCAAGTCAAATAAGTTCATCATCCACAACGCTATCTCTCGCTGCTGCCTCGCCGGCAAGGTCAACGAACCGCAAAAAAACAAGATTGTAGAG gaaatggAAAAGAGCCCGGCCAACCACTTCCTCATCCTGTTCCGGGACGCCAGCTGCCAGTTCCGGGCGGTGTACACCATGAACCCGGAGACGGAGGAGATGGTGCGTCTGACCGGCGTCGGGCCCCGAGTCATCGGCCCCGACATGGTGGAGTCCATCTTCAAGTACAGCTCGGACCGCAAGCAGTTCACCGCCATCCCGTCCAAAACCATGTCCATGAGCGTGGACGCCTTCACCATCCCTGCGCAACTCTGGCAGAAACGCCCCGGAACGCCCAAGAAGCTAGGCACTCCCAAAtag
- the soul5 gene encoding heme-binding protein 2 — protein MRNIAAVVGFLLVLTTEASVGDSSLSEFCSETKECLLYTPVCQTEEYEVRNLSSTKWVTTEETSRIMEMATYTAFRRLFKYITGANENGANIEMTSPVIIKSKTNKGWFESCTYTMSFLLPSEHQLNPPKPTDSQVSITEMPGMNVYVKSYGGWMMSYRARDKESELMDSLESVGAMYKKDFSYAVGYDSPMKMFNRHNEVWFVAEGTPVCPATAA, from the exons AT GAGGAACATTGCAGCAGTCGTTGGCTTTCTGCTGGTGCTAACCACAGAAGCCAGCGTTGG GGATTCCTCCTTGTCTGAATTTTGCTCCGAGACCAAAGAATGCCTTTTGTACACACCGGTGTGTCAGACTGAAGAGTATGAG GTGCGCAACCTCAGCAGTACTAAGTGGGTGACAACAGAGGAAACTTCCCGGATCATGGAGATGGCAACATACACTGCCTTCAGAAGACTGTTTAAGTACATCACTGGAGCCAAtgaaaatg GAGCAAACATTGAAATGACTTCCCCGGTGATCATCAAAAGTAAGACCAACAAGGGTTGGTTTGAAAGTTGTACGTACACAATGAGCTTCCTTCTCCCGTCCGAGCACCAGCTGAATCCCCCCAAACCAACGGACAGCCAG GTGTCCATAACAGAGATGCCGGGCATGAATGTGTACGTTAAGAGCTACGGAGGATGGATGATGAGCTATCGTGCCAGGGATAAAGAGAGCGAACTCATGGACAGCCTTGAATCGGTTGGAGCCATGTATAAAAAGGACTTTAGCTATGCCGTTGGATATGACAG TCCTATGAAGATGTTCAACCGGCACAACGAAGTGTGGTTTGTTGCCGAGGGTACGCCAGTGTGTCCCGCTACAGCGGCCTAA